The Pseudomonas nunensis genome includes the window CCCGACAATTCACTGATCGCCGGCAGCAGTTGTTGCTGCACCGCTTGAACGGTGGCGATGTGCATGGCGGTGGGGAAGCAATCGTTGGAGCTCTGGGAGCGATTCACGTGATCGTTGGGGTGCACCGGCGACTTGCCGCCGCGAGGGTTGCCGGCCAATTCGTTGGCGCGACCGGCAATCACTTCGTTGACGTTCATGTTGCTCTGGGTGCCGCTGCCGGTCTGCCATACCACCAGCGGGAACTGGTCGTCATGGCTGCCGTCGAGCACTTCATCGGCGGCTTGCTCGATCAGCCGGGCGATGTCCGCCGGCACGTCACCATTACGGTCGTTGACCCGGGCCGCGGCTTTCTTGATCAGCGCCAGCGCATGCAGGACCGCCAGGGGCATGCGTTCCTGACCGATGGCGAAGTTGATCAGCGAACGTTGGGTCTGCGCGCCCCAGTAGGCATCATCCGGGACGTCCACTTCACCAAGGCTGTCGGTTTCGATACGGCTCATCGGTCACACTCCTGAATGTCTGATTGCGCAGTTTAGGCCGTGTTCGGCCGATGTGGTTCCATCAGTCTGTTTTTTGACCGCTCAGCCCTGCAAATCAGGCCCTGTAAGGGGCAGGGGTTGAGCCATGACGTTTTTTAGGCGCAGAATGGTCGCCCTTGGGGTTTTACCTCGCCTGCTAGAAAAGGAAACTCGATGACTCGTCTTCGTGCCATCTGTACCGCGGTTGCACTGGTTTGCGCCAGCGGCCAGGTTTTTGCCGATACCGCCAGCCACAACGCCAGTGCCGAAGCTTTCCTGACCCTGGCGCACGCTGACAAATTGGGCACTCCGGTGTACATGCAAGTGCAGCAAATGTTCGCTCAGCGCTTTGAACAGACCAAAGCCCCTGAATCGAAAAAGGCCCTGCTGGAAACCTACCAGGCCAAGGCCAACGCCGCTCTGGACCAAGCCATTGGCTGGAACAAGCTGAAACCTGACATGGTCAAGCTGTACACCACCAACTTCAGCGAGTCCGAGCTCAAAGACCTGGTTGCTTTCTACCAGTCGCCGCTGGGCAAAAAAGTCCTGGAAAAAATGCCGCAGCTGACTCAGCAATCGGCCCAGATGACCCAGGCCAAACTCGAAAGCGCCGTGCCAGTGGTCAACAAGCTGTTGGCTGACATGACCAACGAGCTGGATCCGAAGGCTGCCGCAGCTGCACCTGCTCCTGCCAAGAAAAAGCCTTAAGCGGAGTCGGGTATGACCATGCAACAACGCATCGAATCGACGCTGGGGTTGTTACAGCCCGAGCACCTGCAAGTGCAGGATGAAAGCCACATGCACAGTCGTGGGTTGCAAACCCACTTCAAGGCCGTGGTGGTCAGCCAGCAGTTCGAAGGGCTCAATCGCGTCAAGCGTCACCAGAAAGTCTACGGCACGCTCGGCGAGCTGATGGGTGAGTTTCATGCGTTGGCGCTGCATACCTACACGCCTGAAGAATGGGCACAGATGGATGCGGCCCCGGCCTCACCGACCTGTGCTGGCGGCAGCAAGCATTGATGTCCTGCCCCCTGTAGGAGCGAGGCTTGCCCGCGAAGGCGTACTCAAGATCGCCATCGCGGGCAAGCCTCGCTCCTACAGAAGCGTTTATTTTTGCTAGAATCCGCAACGCGCCGCTAACCCGGCGCGTTTTTTTTCGCATCCGGTTCACCCCTTACGAGGGTAGCCACCTGGAGAATCACCCATGACACAACAGATTGTCGTGGCGGCACTGTATAAGTTCGTCACCCTGGAAAACTATGTCGAGATGCGTGAGCCATTGCTGCAAGCGATGGTCGACAACGGCATCAAAGGCACGCTGCTGATCGCCGAAGAAGGCATCAACGGTACCGTGTCCGGCAGCCGCGAAGGCATCGACGGGCTGATGGCCTGGCTCAAGAACGACCCGCGCATGGACGATATCGACCACAAAGAATCGTACTGCGACGACCAGCCGTTCTACCGCACCAAGGTCAAGCTGAAGAAAGAAATCGTCACCCTCGGCGTTGACGGCGTAGACCCGAACAAAGCCGTCGGCACCTACGTCGATCCGCAGAACTGGAACGCGCTGATCAGCGATCCGGAAGTGCTGCTGATCGACACCCGCAACGACTACGAAGTCGCGATTGGCACCTTCGAAGGCGCCATCGATCCAAAAACCACCAGTTTTCGCGAATTCCCCGACTACATCAAAGAACACTTCGACCCGGCCGTGCACAAGAAAGTCGCGATGTTCTGCACCGGCGGCATTCGTTGTGAAAAGGCTTCGAGCTACATGCTCAGCCAGGGCTTCGATGAGGTCTATCACCTCAAGGGCGGCATCCTGAAGTACCTCGAAGAGGTGCCGCAGGAAGAAACCAAGTGGCAGGGCGACTGCTTTGTGTTCGACAACCGCGTGACCGTGCGCCACGACTTGAGCGAAGGCGACTACGATCAATGTCATGCCTGTCGTACACCGATCAGCGTCGAAGACCGCGCATCCGAGCACTACGTGGCGGGCATCAGTTGCCCGCATTGCTGGGATAAGCTGAGCGAGAAAACCCGTCGCAGCGCCATCGACCGGCAGAAGCAGATCGAACTGGCCAAGGCGCGCAACTTGCCGCACCCGATCGGTTACAACTACAAGCAAACCCCTTCCGAGGCTTGAACCCATGTCTGCTCGCCGCCTGCTCTATGTGATGGACCCGATGTGTTCCTGGTGCTGGGGCTTCGCGCCGGTGGCTGAAGCGCTAGTCGAGCAGGCGCAGGCGGCGGGCGTGGAGTTGCATCTGGTGGTGGGCGGTTTGCGCACCGGCAGCGGTTCGGCACTCGAGCCGACCACCCGACGCTACATTCTTGAGCACTGGCAAGCGGTCACCGAGGCCACTGGCCAGCCGTTCAAGCGCGAAGGTGCGTTGCCTGACGGCTTTGTCTACGACACCGAGCCGGCATGCCGGGCGCTGGTGACGGCGCGCAGCCTGGCGCCGGATTGCGCGTGGAAACTGCTCGGGCTGATTCAGCACGCGTTCTACGCCGAAGGTCGCGACGTCACCCACGCCAGCGTGCTGGTGGAATTGGCGGAAAAGGCCGGTTTGCCGCGCATCGAGTTCGCTGCGGCGTTCGACCGTGCCGATCAGCACGCTGCCACCGCCGCCGATTTCACCTGGGTCCAGGACCTCGGCATCGCCGGGTTCCCGACCTTGCTGGCCGAGCGCGATGGGCAATTGGCGTTGCTGACCAACGGCTATCAACCCCTGAATGTCCTGTCACCGCTGCTCGGCCGCTGGCTGGAGCGCGCTGCCTGTGCATGATCTGCCCGACGATGTACCCGCTTCCCCGCGTGTCGATCGACTGAGCTGGGCGGAAATCCGCCGACTGGCCCTGCATCATAAAAAATCCCTGTGGATCGCCAACGGCGTGGCCGTGCTGGCGACCCTGTGCAGTGTGCCCATCCCGTTGCTGTTGCCGTTGCTGGTGGACGAAGTGCTGCTGGGTCACGGCGATTCTGCGCTGAAGATCATGAACCACGCACTGCCCGATGTTTGGCAGAAAGCCGCCGGCTACATCGGCCTGATGCTGCTGGTGACCTTCGTCCTGCGCTGTGGCGCGTTGCTGTTCAACGTGGTGCAAGCGAAGTTGTTTGCGGCGCTGGCCAAAGACATCGTTTACCGCATCCGCGTGCGACTGATCGAACGGCTCAAACGCATCTCCCTGGGCGAATACGAAAGCCTGGGCAGCGGCACGGTAACCACGCACCTGGTCACCGACCTCGATACCCTCGACAAGTTTGTCGGCGAAACCCTCAGCCGTTTCCTCGTGGCGATGCTGACCCTGGTCGGTACCGCGAGCATTCTGGTGTGGATGCACTGGAAACTTGCGCTGCTGATCATGCTGTTCAACCCGCTGGTGATCTACGCCACGGTGCAGCTCGGCAAACGGGTCAAGCACCTGAAGAAGCTGGAGAACGACAGCACATCGCGTTTCACTCAGGCATTGACCGAAACCCTGGATTCGATCCAGGAAGTGCGCGCCGGTAATCGTCAGGGTTTTTTCCTCGGTCGGCTGGGTCAGCGTGCCCGGGAAGTGCGCGATTACGCAGTGAACTCGCAATGGAAAACCGACGCGTCGAACCGGGCCAGCGGCTTGCTGTTCCAGTTCGGTATCGATATTTTCCGCGCCGCCGCGATGCTCACCGTGCTGTTCTCCGACCTGTCCATCGGCCAGATGCTCGCGGTGTTCAGCTACCTGTGGTTCATGATTGGTCCTGTCGAACAGCTGCTGAATCTGCAATACGCCTACTACGCTGCTGGCGGTGCGCTGTCGCGGATCAACGAGTTGCTGGCGCGTGCCGATGAGCCGCAATACCCCGGTGGCGTCGATCCATTCCAGGGTCGCACCACCGTGGGCATCGACGTTCAGGGGCTGAGTTTCAGTTATGGCGATGAGCTGGTGCTGGACCAGATGAACCTGAGCATCGCCCCCGGTGAAAAAGTCGCGATCGTCGGCGCCAGCGGTGGCGGTAAAAGCACCCTGGTGCAGTTGCTGTTGGGCTTGTACACGCCGCTGGCCGGGACCATTCGTTTCGGTGGTGCGACGCAAGAAGAGATCGGCCTGGAAACCGTGCGGGAAAATGTCGCCGTGGTGTTGCAGCATCCGGCGCTGTTCAACGACACCATCCGGGCCAACCTGACCATGGGTCGCGAACGCAGCGACGAAGCGTGTTGGCAGGCCCTGGAAATCGCCCAGCTCGATGGCACGGTGCGCGGCTTGCCCCAGGGCCTGGACAGTGTGGTCGGGCGTTCCGGTGTGCGTTTGTCCGGTGGCCAGCGTCAACGGCTGGCCATTGCGCGGATGGTTCTGGCCCAGCCCAAAGTGGTGATCCTCGACGAGGCCACCTCGGCGCTGGATGCCGCCACCGAATACAACCTGCATGAAGCACTGGCGCGGTTCCTCAGCGAGCGCACCACCCTGATCATTGCCCACCGACTGTCAGCGGTGAAGCAGGCCGACCGCGTGCTGGTGTTCGATGGTGGACGCATCGCCGAGGATGGCGACCATCAGCAACTGATCGCCGATGGTGGTTTGTACGCCAAGCTTTATGGGCATTTGCAGCAGCTGTAAGTCACTTCCACAGGACTTGCAGCGCGTTTTCCCCGCCGTCGTAGGCGAATTCTTTCATCACCACCGAGCAGGAATCACACGGCGGCATCGTCGTGGCGACGTCGACCGACTTCATCGACTCCCGATTCGGGTATTTCTTGCGGATCACGCTGATCAGTTTGCTTTCACTGTCCAGTGAAGTGGGGCGGCTGGTCAGGTCCGGGCGATAGTTGTCGATGTCGCCGATGGTGTGCGGCACGGCGAGTAGTTTGCCTTCATCGGTGACATGCAGCGACGTGCTGGGAAACGAAGCATTGCGGTCGATATTGAAGTAGGTCGTTTCTCCCACGATGACTTCATCCATGCCCCGGTTATGCTTGAACAGCGGCAGATGCCCAGTAGCGCCCTGTGCGCCGGAAACACTGACGTAGACCTCGCGTTTCCCAGCGGCAGTGATGACTTCGGCATAAGCGATGTTTCGCACGCTGTGCTGGCGCAATCGATAGGGGAGCAATTTGTGGAACTGGT containing:
- a CDS encoding DUF2059 domain-containing protein, with the protein product MTRLRAICTAVALVCASGQVFADTASHNASAEAFLTLAHADKLGTPVYMQVQQMFAQRFEQTKAPESKKALLETYQAKANAALDQAIGWNKLKPDMVKLYTTNFSESELKDLVAFYQSPLGKKVLEKMPQLTQQSAQMTQAKLESAVPVVNKLLADMTNELDPKAAAAAPAPAKKKP
- a CDS encoding BolA family protein; this encodes MTMQQRIESTLGLLQPEHLQVQDESHMHSRGLQTHFKAVVVSQQFEGLNRVKRHQKVYGTLGELMGEFHALALHTYTPEEWAQMDAAPASPTCAGGSKH
- a CDS encoding rhodanese-related sulfurtransferase; translated protein: MTQQIVVAALYKFVTLENYVEMREPLLQAMVDNGIKGTLLIAEEGINGTVSGSREGIDGLMAWLKNDPRMDDIDHKESYCDDQPFYRTKVKLKKEIVTLGVDGVDPNKAVGTYVDPQNWNALISDPEVLLIDTRNDYEVAIGTFEGAIDPKTTSFREFPDYIKEHFDPAVHKKVAMFCTGGIRCEKASSYMLSQGFDEVYHLKGGILKYLEEVPQEETKWQGDCFVFDNRVTVRHDLSEGDYDQCHACRTPISVEDRASEHYVAGISCPHCWDKLSEKTRRSAIDRQKQIELAKARNLPHPIGYNYKQTPSEA
- a CDS encoding DsbA family protein, encoding MCSWCWGFAPVAEALVEQAQAAGVELHLVVGGLRTGSGSALEPTTRRYILEHWQAVTEATGQPFKREGALPDGFVYDTEPACRALVTARSLAPDCAWKLLGLIQHAFYAEGRDVTHASVLVELAEKAGLPRIEFAAAFDRADQHAATAADFTWVQDLGIAGFPTLLAERDGQLALLTNGYQPLNVLSPLLGRWLERAACA
- a CDS encoding ABC transporter ATP-binding protein, which codes for MHDLPDDVPASPRVDRLSWAEIRRLALHHKKSLWIANGVAVLATLCSVPIPLLLPLLVDEVLLGHGDSALKIMNHALPDVWQKAAGYIGLMLLVTFVLRCGALLFNVVQAKLFAALAKDIVYRIRVRLIERLKRISLGEYESLGSGTVTTHLVTDLDTLDKFVGETLSRFLVAMLTLVGTASILVWMHWKLALLIMLFNPLVIYATVQLGKRVKHLKKLENDSTSRFTQALTETLDSIQEVRAGNRQGFFLGRLGQRAREVRDYAVNSQWKTDASNRASGLLFQFGIDIFRAAAMLTVLFSDLSIGQMLAVFSYLWFMIGPVEQLLNLQYAYYAAGGALSRINELLARADEPQYPGGVDPFQGRTTVGIDVQGLSFSYGDELVLDQMNLSIAPGEKVAIVGASGGGKSTLVQLLLGLYTPLAGTIRFGGATQEEIGLETVRENVAVVLQHPALFNDTIRANLTMGRERSDEACWQALEIAQLDGTVRGLPQGLDSVVGRSGVRLSGGQRQRLAIARMVLAQPKVVILDEATSALDAATEYNLHEALARFLSERTTLIIAHRLSAVKQADRVLVFDGGRIAEDGDHQQLIADGGLYAKLYGHLQQL